A portion of the Homalodisca vitripennis isolate AUS2020 chromosome 2, UT_GWSS_2.1, whole genome shotgun sequence genome contains these proteins:
- the LOC124356158 gene encoding uncharacterized protein LOC124356158 — MNNSDVEGTKNTATARKRTTGGIGFSYSLDRHNKSQSRLSLFKSSLIHGWRSTSLCLKSESDKHRRGRPKGSLNKKTVTHQATEKSYEDGLAQPVATKKECDITLDLNGSEGKRKVGRPKGSVGIKKKFWNISPTDTQGSSEVGNNPMQLRVKNDKTDESGVILPVAITKECNTTAYSKGSEGKRKVGRPKGSVGMKKKLLDNSLMKTHSSSSFESHSITSSGTNSSGDSKEFFHVKRKVGRPKGSGTKSKSVSIMSNSESKGNEGFQNSLVKLKPCEKYISQEPAGSQSETSNDNSKSVLTKRLLIHSVKGNLSSYRNLEMKYPNGEPLKQKRGRPKGPVKIKPLNRKRGRPKGSVNIKPLKRKRGRPKGSVKIQQNVENVSNYHHPQNLMLLKVEVDSQRDNKVRGQNLLKNSEVVEKTGISNRNISNSIPEQPCIKLELQDGCHKIEIPK, encoded by the coding sequence ATGAATAACAGTGATGTGGAGGGAACAAAGAACACCGCCACTGCAAGGAAGAGAACTACCGGAGGGATTGGTTTTTCGTACTCACTTGACAGACATAATAAATCCCAATCGAGGTTATCGCTTTTCAAATCATCTTTGATTCATGGCTGGAGATCTACAAGTCTTTGCTTGAAGTCTGAAAGTGATAAACACAGAAGAGGTCGACCTAAAGGATCTCtgaacaagaaaacagtaacacatCAAGCTACAGAAAAATCGTATGAAGATGGCTTAGCTCAGCCTGTTGCTACCAAGAAAGAATGTGACATTACATTGGATTTGAATGGTAGTGAAGGTAAACGTAAAGTGGGACGTCCAAAAGGTTCTGTAggcattaaaaagaaattttggaaTATTTCACCAACGGATACCCAAGGCAGTAGTGAGGTTGGAAACAATCCAATGCAACTACGGGTGAAAAATGACAAAACAGATGAAAGTGGAGTAATCCTCCCTGTTGCTATTACGAAAGAATGTAACACTACAGCGTATTCGAAAGGTAGTGAAGGTAAACGTAAAGTGGGACGTCCAAAAGGTTCTGTAGGCATGAAAAAGAAACTATTGGACAATTCACTAATGAAAACACACAGTAGTAGTTCGTTTGAAAGCCATTCAATAACTAGTAGTGGTACTAATTCATCAGGAGATTCAAAGGAATTTTTTCATGTAAAGAGGAAAGTTGGAAGACCCAAAGGATCTGGAACGAAGAGTAAATCTGTTTCCATCATGTCCAATAGTGAAAGCAAAGGCAATGAAGGATTTCAAAACTCTTTGGTGAAGTTAAAACCTTGTGAAAAATACATCTCACAGGAACCAGCAGGTAGTCAAAGTGAAACAAGTAATGATAATAGTAAGTCAGTCCTTACAAAACGCCTTTTAATCCATAGTGTCAAAGGTAACTTGTCTTCATACAgaaatttggaaatgaaatatcCCAACGGTGAGCCTCTAAAACAAAAAAGAGGACGTCCAAAAGGACCAGTAAAAATCAAGCCTTTAAATCGGAAAAGGGGACGTCCCAAAGGATCAGTAAATATCAAGCCCCTGAAACGGAAAAGAGGACGTCCAAAAGGTTCAGTAAAAATCCAACAGAATGTGGAAAATGTCAGCAATTACCATCATCCCCAAAATCTTATGTTATTAAAAGTAGAAGTTGATTCTCAAAGAGACAACAAAGTCAGAGGTCAAAATCTCCTTAAGAACTCTGAAGTTGTTGAGAAAACTGGTATTTCCAATCGGAATATCAGTAATTCGATTCCAGAACAACCTTGTATTAAGTTAGAACTTCAAGATGGTTGTCATAAAAttgaaattccaaaataa